Proteins from a genomic interval of Polyodon spathula isolate WHYD16114869_AA chromosome 1, ASM1765450v1, whole genome shotgun sequence:
- the LOC121321979 gene encoding NLR family CARD domain-containing protein 3-like isoform X1, whose product MASIKLLKKNRVMLVDELEDHIELILEEMLQRKEFTRDDCEVVKCESGPRMRVRKALDIVYCKGEDAANMFMFLCSQFKQNNPKPMSEKREPKHTGDYHKSIQKHKQALKRRNECMMYYNTRHGEKVYFSEHFVNLLLVKGHYNMEIKKHELLAFGQHRIQLQDKVVDRTQIKPGQLFMDLKHQPPPKKILVTGVAGIGKTALVQKILCDFGSNSGYSTFDFVIHFTFKDLNLVNKPTNLRNLILCKNGHLSKVLDEIFEKDDKLLIILDGFDEFKFCTGCDVEQFVSDPDQEADVVQICSSLLQGELLSEASVLLTSRPTVISQIPVECIDRFVIVTGFSAEEIRDFFLKYFQDKDLGGKMFDLVKINHLLFTLCYIPVFCYIVCNMLKESEGVSAGQPKTMTDIYTQYLTALLKSHTRSRSDSATGDSGSIHELTQSMVSLGRLAYTKLLQHETLFYGDNVDLDKVVTSNVVSAFLDKTTIQEPCSTVDVYSFTHFTVQEFFAALYYVLEESPSHDIMDSEVHLKHRTSVGYLDLFHRFLSGLLSERNQKLLSRHILLSGTNTLESYIPRLLGEIRKNCDSGAYVLNHLHCLFEQQNNLLAANVQPKKLYVNISDNPLSPMDLTVVKYFLNLVSGTIHELDLTATNISTEALRDLQPHLHRCEKLWLGENDLDVEAMQVLGEVLQSTDSKMQYLGLGWTNIGDEELTKLLEHLRTNRTLKQIWIEGNSVGYKGLSKFIELCSNNTSLKVVAIWNNVNEEEAEKLKRDSPVDFFIISFNDDSLWQGWGKWILQRCEVSNDEKLVSVLVKLCNPSGYNLSIAWVQQWYTTLGQLIRTRREHCHAEDIKKKLEKLEKTLHF is encoded by the exons atggcaTCAATAAAGCTGTTGAAGAAAAATCGAGTGATGTTAGTCGATGAGCTTGAAGATCACATTGAGCTCATTTTGGAGGAGATGCTCCAGAGAAAGGAGTTCACCAGGGATGATTGTGAAGTTGTGAAGTGTGAGTCTGGGCCTCGAATGAGAGTCCGGAAAGCTCTTGACATCGTTTACTGCAAAGGGGAAGATGCTGCCaacatgtttatgtttttgtgcTCTCAGTTCAAACAGAACAATCCAAAACCAATGTCTGAAAAAAGGGAGCCAAAACATACTGGTG ACTACCACAAGTCAatccaaaaacacaaacaagcactTAAACGCAGAAATGAGTGCATGATGTATTATAATACACGACATGGCGAGAAAGTTTACTTTTCTGAACACTTTGTAAATCTATTGCTTGTCAAGGGACATTACAACATGGAGATCAAAAAGCATGAACTGCTGGCATTTGGGCAACACCGGATCCAATTACAAGACAAAGTTGTGGATCGAACACAAATCAAACCAGGGCAACTGTTTATGGATCTAAAACACCAGCCACCCCCAAAGAAAATCCTGGTAACTGGAGTTGCAGGTATAGGAAAAACAGCTCTGGTCCAAAAAATACTTTGTGACTTCGGGAGTAACAGTGGTTATAGTACCTTCGACTTTGTGATTCATTTTACTTTCAAAGACCTTAACTTGGTAAATAAGCCAACAAACTTGAGAAATTTGATCCTTTGCAAAAATGGGCATCTGTCGAAGGTATTGGATGAGATTTTTGAAAAGGATGATAAGCTTTTGATCATTCTAGATGGCTTTGATGAGTTTAAATTCTGCACCGGGTGTGATGTTGAACAGTTTGTCAGCGACCCTGACCAAGAAGCCGATGTTGTCCAGATCTGTAGCAGTCTTTTACAAGGTGAACTTCTTTCTGAAGCATCTGTCCTTCTTACCAGCAGGCCTACCGTTATTAGTCAGATCCCTGTGGAGTGCATCGATCGGTTTGTCATCGTCACTGGCTTCTCTGCTGAAGAAATAAGGGACTTCTTTCTGAAATACTTTCAGGACAAAGACTTGGGTGGTAAAATGTTTGACCTTGTCAAGATCAATCATCTACTGTTCACCTTGTGCTACATACCTGTGTTCTGTTACATTGTGTGCAACATgctgaaggaaagtgaaggagtGAGTGCTGGCCAACCAAAGACTATGACTGACATCTACACACAATATCTAACAGCTTTACTAAAGTCCCACACACGGAGTAGAAGTGATTCTGCCACCGGTGACTCAGGAAGCATTCATGAACTGACACAGAGCATGGTTAGCCTAGGGAGACTGGCCTACACCAAACTACTGCAGCATGAGACTCTCTTTTATGGAGACAATGTGGATCTGGATAAAGTTGTAACCAGTAATGTTGTTAGTGCCTTCCTTGATAAAACAACCATCCAAGAGCCATGCTCTACAGTGGATGTTTACTCATTCACACACTTTACTGTCCAGGAGTTCTTTGCTGCTCTGTATTATGTGTTGGAAGAAAGTCCCTCACATGATATAATGGATTCTGAGGTTCACCTCAAGCACAGGACCAGCGTGGGATACCTGGACCTTTTCCATAGGTTTCTTTCAGGGCTGCTTTCTGAAAGAAATCAAAAGCTGCTTTCCAGGCACATTCTTCTGAGTGGAACTAATACATTAGAATCTTACATACCACGGTTATTGGGGGAAATAAGAAAGAACTGTGACAGCGGAGCTTATGTTTTAAATCACCTTCATTGTTTGTTTGAGCAGCAGAACAACTTGCTGGCAGCAAATGTGCAGCCGAAGAAACTGTATGTCAACATCAGTGACAACCCCCTTTCACCCATGGACTTAACTGTGGTGAAGTATTTTTTAAACCTGGTGAGTGGTACCATCCATGAactggatttaactgccacaaaCATTAGCACAGAGGCACTGAGAGATTTACAGCCCCACTTGCACAGATGTGAGAAACTTTG GCTTGGAGAGAACGATTTGGATGTGGAAGCAATGCAAGTGCTTGGTGAGGTACTTCAGTCTACAGACAGCAAGATGCAATATCTGGG TCTTGGTTGGACAAATATTGGGGATGAAGAACTCACTAAATTACTTGAGCATCTAAGGACAAACCGAACACTTAAGCAGATATG GATTGAAGGAAATAGTGTCGGCTATAAAGGCCTTTCTAAATTTATTGAACTTTGTTCAAATAACACCTCTTTGAAAGTTGT TGCTATTTGGAACAATGTAAATGAAGAAGAAGCAGAAAAGCTGAAGAGGGACTCCCCTGTGGATTTCTTCATCATCAGCTTTAATGATGACAGTCTGTGGCAGGGATGGGGCAAGTGGATCCTGCAGAGGTGTGAAGTGAGCAATGATGAGAAGCTTGTCAGTGTCTTAGTCAAACTCTGCAACCCTTCTGGTTATAACTTGAGCATTGCTTGGGTGCAGCAGTGGTACACAACACTAGGGCAGCTGATAAGAACCAGGAGAGAGCATTGTCATGCTGAggatataaaaaagaaactggaaaagcttgaaaaaacactgcatttctgA
- the LOC121321979 gene encoding NLR family CARD domain-containing protein 3-like isoform X2 gives MASIKLLKKNRVMLVDELEDHIELILEEMLQRKEFTRDDCEVVKCESGPRMRVRKALDIVYCKGEDAANMFMFLCSQFKQNNPKPMSEKREPKHTGDYHKSIQKHKQALKRRNECMMYYNTRHGEKVYFSEHFVNLLLVKGHYNMEIKKHELLAFGQHRIQLQDKVVDRTQIKPGQLFMDLKHQPPPKKILVTGVAGIGKTALVQKILCDFGSNSGYSTFDFVIHFTFKDLNLVNKPTNLRNLILCKNGHLSKVLDEIFEKDDKLLIILDGFDEFKFCTGCDVEQFVSDPDQEADVVQICSSLLQGELLSEASVLLTSRPTVISQIPVECIDRFVIVTGFSAEEIRDFFLKYFQDKDLGGKMFDLVKINHLLFTLCYIPVFCYIVCNMLKESEGVSAGQPKTMTDIYTQYLTALLKSHTRSRSDSATGDSGSIHELTQSMVSLGRLAYTKLLQHETLFYGDNVDLDKVVTSNVVSAFLDKTTIQEPCSTVDVYSFTHFTVQEFFAALYYVLEESPSHDIMDSEVHLKHRTSVGYLDLFHRFLSGLLSERNQKLLSRHILLSGTNTLESYIPRLLGEIRKNCDSGAYVLNHLHCLFEQQNNLLAANVQPKKLYVNISDNPLSPMDLTVVKYFLNLVSGTIHELDLTATNISTEALRDLQPHLHRCEKLWLGENDLDVEAMQVLGEVLQSTDSKMQYLGLGWTNIGDEELTKLLEHLRTNRTLKQICAIWNNVNEEEAEKLKRDSPVDFFIISFNDDSLWQGWGKWILQRCEVSNDEKLVSVLVKLCNPSGYNLSIAWVQQWYTTLGQLIRTRREHCHAEDIKKKLEKLEKTLHF, from the exons atggcaTCAATAAAGCTGTTGAAGAAAAATCGAGTGATGTTAGTCGATGAGCTTGAAGATCACATTGAGCTCATTTTGGAGGAGATGCTCCAGAGAAAGGAGTTCACCAGGGATGATTGTGAAGTTGTGAAGTGTGAGTCTGGGCCTCGAATGAGAGTCCGGAAAGCTCTTGACATCGTTTACTGCAAAGGGGAAGATGCTGCCaacatgtttatgtttttgtgcTCTCAGTTCAAACAGAACAATCCAAAACCAATGTCTGAAAAAAGGGAGCCAAAACATACTGGTG ACTACCACAAGTCAatccaaaaacacaaacaagcactTAAACGCAGAAATGAGTGCATGATGTATTATAATACACGACATGGCGAGAAAGTTTACTTTTCTGAACACTTTGTAAATCTATTGCTTGTCAAGGGACATTACAACATGGAGATCAAAAAGCATGAACTGCTGGCATTTGGGCAACACCGGATCCAATTACAAGACAAAGTTGTGGATCGAACACAAATCAAACCAGGGCAACTGTTTATGGATCTAAAACACCAGCCACCCCCAAAGAAAATCCTGGTAACTGGAGTTGCAGGTATAGGAAAAACAGCTCTGGTCCAAAAAATACTTTGTGACTTCGGGAGTAACAGTGGTTATAGTACCTTCGACTTTGTGATTCATTTTACTTTCAAAGACCTTAACTTGGTAAATAAGCCAACAAACTTGAGAAATTTGATCCTTTGCAAAAATGGGCATCTGTCGAAGGTATTGGATGAGATTTTTGAAAAGGATGATAAGCTTTTGATCATTCTAGATGGCTTTGATGAGTTTAAATTCTGCACCGGGTGTGATGTTGAACAGTTTGTCAGCGACCCTGACCAAGAAGCCGATGTTGTCCAGATCTGTAGCAGTCTTTTACAAGGTGAACTTCTTTCTGAAGCATCTGTCCTTCTTACCAGCAGGCCTACCGTTATTAGTCAGATCCCTGTGGAGTGCATCGATCGGTTTGTCATCGTCACTGGCTTCTCTGCTGAAGAAATAAGGGACTTCTTTCTGAAATACTTTCAGGACAAAGACTTGGGTGGTAAAATGTTTGACCTTGTCAAGATCAATCATCTACTGTTCACCTTGTGCTACATACCTGTGTTCTGTTACATTGTGTGCAACATgctgaaggaaagtgaaggagtGAGTGCTGGCCAACCAAAGACTATGACTGACATCTACACACAATATCTAACAGCTTTACTAAAGTCCCACACACGGAGTAGAAGTGATTCTGCCACCGGTGACTCAGGAAGCATTCATGAACTGACACAGAGCATGGTTAGCCTAGGGAGACTGGCCTACACCAAACTACTGCAGCATGAGACTCTCTTTTATGGAGACAATGTGGATCTGGATAAAGTTGTAACCAGTAATGTTGTTAGTGCCTTCCTTGATAAAACAACCATCCAAGAGCCATGCTCTACAGTGGATGTTTACTCATTCACACACTTTACTGTCCAGGAGTTCTTTGCTGCTCTGTATTATGTGTTGGAAGAAAGTCCCTCACATGATATAATGGATTCTGAGGTTCACCTCAAGCACAGGACCAGCGTGGGATACCTGGACCTTTTCCATAGGTTTCTTTCAGGGCTGCTTTCTGAAAGAAATCAAAAGCTGCTTTCCAGGCACATTCTTCTGAGTGGAACTAATACATTAGAATCTTACATACCACGGTTATTGGGGGAAATAAGAAAGAACTGTGACAGCGGAGCTTATGTTTTAAATCACCTTCATTGTTTGTTTGAGCAGCAGAACAACTTGCTGGCAGCAAATGTGCAGCCGAAGAAACTGTATGTCAACATCAGTGACAACCCCCTTTCACCCATGGACTTAACTGTGGTGAAGTATTTTTTAAACCTGGTGAGTGGTACCATCCATGAactggatttaactgccacaaaCATTAGCACAGAGGCACTGAGAGATTTACAGCCCCACTTGCACAGATGTGAGAAACTTTG GCTTGGAGAGAACGATTTGGATGTGGAAGCAATGCAAGTGCTTGGTGAGGTACTTCAGTCTACAGACAGCAAGATGCAATATCTGGG TCTTGGTTGGACAAATATTGGGGATGAAGAACTCACTAAATTACTTGAGCATCTAAGGACAAACCGAACACTTAAGCAGATATG TGCTATTTGGAACAATGTAAATGAAGAAGAAGCAGAAAAGCTGAAGAGGGACTCCCCTGTGGATTTCTTCATCATCAGCTTTAATGATGACAGTCTGTGGCAGGGATGGGGCAAGTGGATCCTGCAGAGGTGTGAAGTGAGCAATGATGAGAAGCTTGTCAGTGTCTTAGTCAAACTCTGCAACCCTTCTGGTTATAACTTGAGCATTGCTTGGGTGCAGCAGTGGTACACAACACTAGGGCAGCTGATAAGAACCAGGAGAGAGCATTGTCATGCTGAggatataaaaaagaaactggaaaagcttgaaaaaacactgcatttctgA
- the LOC121321995 gene encoding B-cell scaffold protein with ankyrin repeats-like: MILSSNKEANETRKTCGASIINRPPAPTPRPAATAKEDSTPFIAQVFQQKADNGSLYSLPQRQVKGRDSLTSMYDTFVPRQPPGLEELIQLQEKVKSGSISMDEALYKFSKWQKDQRGMDIIQQENLRQLRESIINNRAEDDSVYDKITIIHHTPDMSEGRRGSNNVDEGFYSKPLKGQQPPAPWKPAK, translated from the exons ATGATTCTCTCATCTAACAAGGAAGCCAATGAAACCCGAAAGACTTGTGGTGCTTCAATAATTAACCGCCCACCTGCACCCACTCCCCGGCCTGCTGCCACTGCTAAAGAAGACAGTACTCCATTCATAGCACAAG tttttcagcaAAAGGCAGACAATGGGTCACTGTATTCTCTCCCCCAAAGACAAG TCAAAGGCAGGGACAGCTTGACTTCGATGTACGACACCTTTGTGCCTCGCCAGCCCCCTGGACTGGAGGAGCTGATCCAGCTGCAAGAGAAAGTCAAGAGCGGATCAATCTCCATGGATGAAGCTTTGTACAAATTCAGCAAATGGCAGAAAGATCAAAGGGGAATGGACATAATACAGCAG GAAAATCTACGGCAGCTAAGAGAGAGCATTATCAACAACAGAGCAGAAGACGACAGTGTCTATG acaaAATCACTATAATTCACCACACACCAG ATATGAGTGAAGGTAGAAGGGGAAGCAACAATGTGGATGAAGGTTTTTACAGCAAGCCTCTCAAAGGACAACAG CCTCCTGCCCCATGGAAGCCTGCTAAATGA